A stretch of DNA from Phycisphaerales bacterium AB-hyl4:
TTAGTTCCGAGTTTCGAGTTGACGCTCGGCCCGGCAACTGCCTCCTGGAACGTCGACGGACTGATGTTCCCCAACTCGAAACTAGAAACTAGAAACTAGAAACCAACCCCAATGCCCCCCTGGCCCACCCACACTCTCGCTCCGACGGACCTTGTCGTCGGCCCATGTGCCTGGCGTATTGGCATGCTCGCCGACCACGCCGACTATGTGCTCGCGCATCGCTCGCTTGTCGTGATCACACCGGACGATGACGATGCCCTGCTCGCTGCCGCCGCGCCGCAGTTGGCGGACCTGCCGGTCATGCTCATCATGCCCGAGCCGAGCTTCGCCCGCCGCTTCCCCGGCAGCATTGAAAGCCGCATGCAAGCCCTCGGCCGCGACCGCCTCGACGCGCTGATGCTCCATGTCGACGACGTCACCGAACTGAAAAGCGGCGGCCTGCTCCAGACGATGTTCGACCTGCGAACGAGCAACGTCGTGACGCACCTGGGCCTGGCCAGCGACGATCCGCGCGGTGTCGAGTGGCTGGCGGGCAACACGGCCGTCCGGCTGCTGGGCGTGCCCTACAGTCTCACGGACCAGGCCGTGCGTCACCGGGCGCTGCCCGCCGCGGCGGAGTATGGCATGGCGGCTGTGGCGTTGACGAGCCCGGCGGACGAGGCGGGCCTACGATTCGCGCTGGCTGAGCGTGAGCGTGTGCTGCCGCTGCTCGATCGGCCGCTGCCGGAGACGTGGCCGGCGATGTCGGAAGACGAGGTCGAGGCCGCCTGGCAACGCTTCCAGGCCGACCAGCCGCCGCCCGCCGCCCTGCCGCGTGGCCGCCCGCCGGTGGGGGACGAATCGTGAGATTTCACCTTCGGTGCTGGCGTCGCGGTACTCGGCCGGGTAAGCTTGCGCGGATAGTGCCTAGGGGCCTGTGGATCGCCGTGAACACCGTGTTTGGTGCTCGAAGTCATGAGTGAATCGAATCCGTCTCAACCGGAAAAGAATACGCCGCAACTCGACGACGAATTGCAGCGCGAAATTGACGCCGCCCTGGGCAACCAGAGCATGGACGACCTGCTCGCCGAGGCGGACAACGCCGACGCGCCCAGCGACGCCGGCGATCAACCCGCCGCAGCAGCCGGCGACGCCGCCCCGTCTGGCGGTCAGCCTGCCGAGATTCACCACGAGATCCGACGCGGCCGCATCGTCGCCATTCGTGGCGAAGACGTGTTCGTCGGCCTCGCGGGCGACGCCGGCAAGATGCAGGGCATCGTCCCACTCGTCCAGTTCGATCGGCCGCCTCGCATCGGCTCGATCATGGACTTCGTCGTCGAACGCACCGACGAAGCGCAAGGCCTCATCTACCTCTCCCGCGAAGGCGCCATCAGCCACGCCACATGGGAACAGCTCCAGCGCGGCGCTCACGTTGACGGCCGCGTCACCGCCACCAACAAAGGCGGCCTCGAACTGGAAATGGTCGGCGGCATCCGCGCCTTCATGCCCGCCAGCCAGATCGACCTCCACCACGTCGACGACCTCGAAGCCTTCGTCGGCCAGAAGCTCGAAGCCAGCGTGCAGGAAATCGACCGCAAGTCGAAAAAAGTCCTGCTCAGCCGACGACACCTGCTCCAGCAGCGACAGGAAGTCGAGAAGAAAAAGACCCTCGCCACGCTCGAAGTCGGACAGACCATCGAAGGCAAGGTTTCCAACATCGTCGACTTCGGCGCGTTCGTCGACATCGGCGGCGTCGACGGCCTCATCCACGTCTCCGACCTCAGCTACACCCACGTCAACAAGCCCAGCGAAGTCGTTCAGCCGGGCCAGGCCGTGACGGTGAAAGTCCTCAAGATCGACGCGGAAAAAGAACGCATCAGCCTCGGCCTCAAGCAGGTGCAGCCCGACCCGTGGGAGGGCATCGAGACCCGCTACCAGACCGGCGGCCAGGTCGAAGGCAAGGTCGTCCGCACCGCCAGCTTCGGCGCGTTTGTCGAGGTCGAGCCGGGCATCGAAGCCCTGCTGCCGATATCGGAGATGAGCTGGAAGCGCATTCACAATCCCGAGGAAGTCGTCAAAGCCGGCGACAACGTCCGCCTCGCTGTGCTCAGCGTCGACCCGGCCAAGAAGCGCATGTCGCTCAGCCTCAAGCAAGCCACCGGCGACCCGTGGGTCGGCGCGGAGCGTAAATTCGCCGCCAACAGCCTCGTCGAAGGCAAGGTGCTCGGCACGACCGACTTCGGCGCATTCGTCGAGCTGGAAACCGGCATCGAAGGCCTCGTCCACATCTCCGAACTCAGCGACCGTCGCGTCGGCAAGGTCGAAGACGTGCTCAAGGTCGGCGACGTAAAACAATTCCGCGTGCTCGACATCAGCGAAGACGACCGCAAGATTCGCTTGTCGCTCAAGCAGGTCGACAAGCCCGAGCCGGAGGGCGCGAGCGCCGCCGAGATCGCCAAGCACAGCCAGAAGCCCGCAAAGAAGCAGTCGCGCAAAGACCTCAAGGGCGGCATGGGCTCCGGCGGCGGCATGGGCATGGGGTTGGGCGATTTGAAGCTGTGAGGTGTGAACGACTTTCCGGGTGCAGGCGATGGCTTCAGAGTCATTCAACACGGTTCGGCGACTAAGCCTTGCGTTGTCGCTCGTGCTGGCGATATTGCTCCTGATGGTCGTGCTGGGCATGCCCGGGGCGACCGTCGGTATGAGCCTTACCGCCGTTTCTTTGATCTGGCTGGCGTTCTGGCTTGTGCAGTTCCTTGATCTGATGGCATCGCCGACGCATCGTTTCCCCGGGCCGTATGACAAGCCCATCTGGGCGGCCGTGTTCATCTTCCTTTTCCCAGTTGCGCCGGTTGCTTTCTGGATATGGAAAAACACGATCGAACGACCTGCGCATTAGCGCCGTAGGGCAGGGCGTGCCGGGTGCCGCTGGTGGCTTTACATAACGGTAGGGGAACCGACGTTGCAGATTTCAGAGCGATATCTGATCTCGCCGGTGGGGAAATCCAAGTATGGGTGTGGCGTTGTCCTGCCCGCGCTGTTGATTGGCCTCCCGTTGGTGAACTGGGCTGTCTTTGGAACGGTGCCGATGTTCGGCCATGCCGCACCGCACATCACGATGCTCGATAGTCAACCAGCAACATCATTTGCTTTACTTTTTTATTTGCTTTTGGGGCTCAGTTGTCATTTCGGATATTACTTCAGCGAAGTCGACCAATTGAAAGATACCAGCCCGCTGTTAACCAACTTATCGCTCGTAGCAGGCCTGGCATTCGGTATTGTGAGCATGTTTGTGTAGCTGGATACCAGGTGCCGGGTGATGCTCAAGGACGCGGCGTAGCGTCCAGCCGGTCTCTCACAGAAACGATTTCAATTGAATAGCGTGGCAAGATACAATCACCTCCACGGTCATGATCACTACTCACCCGGCCCCGCAGCGTCTCTCTCTGCTCGACCGTTTCGATGCGCTGCCTTGGCACCTCTTCCTCCTCATCCTTTTCACCGTCCGCTGGCCGCTCGTCGTCCTCGGCAGTATTATCGCCCACCGAATCTTCGCCCCGCCTAATATCGCCGACCCTTTCGCCGACATGGACCCGTTCCTTTTTTTCGTTTACGGCGTCTTCATCAGCCCATTTGTTGAAACGGTTATCGAGTGCACGCTCCCGTACGCTCTGATGCGCAAGCTCCGCGGTGATCGCTTCAACATCACCCGCCCCTGGAGCTTCATGGTTGTGTCCGCAGTCATCATGGTCGCCCTCCACCCTATCGCCATCGCCATCTTTCCTGCCTTCATCACCGGCTTCATCTACGCCTACGGATACGCCCGCTTCGCGCGCGAAACCACGCTAGCCGCCATCATCCTCATTACCGCGCTTCACGGCTTCTCCAACCTCGTCGGCATCACCGTGTACTGGCTGGTGATCGGCATGTAAACGGGGCGCACTGACCTGCCTGCGAAATATGTGCCGGGTGCCACTGGTGGCTTGCCACCAGTGCCGATGAACGTCCAACGCCCGAACGCACTGGTGGACAAGCCACCAGTGGCACCCGACACCCGGCGCGTTAGACGCTTGCGCGTAGGCGCAAGGGCCTTGCGAGCAGGTTTTCGTCCCTTGCGCGTACTCACAAGAAGCTTATGAGTAGGTTTTAGAGGCTTATGAGCAGGCTTTCGTCGCTTGCGCGTAGGCGTAAGAGGCTTATGAGTAGATTTTAGAAGCTTATGAGTAGGCCTTAGAAGCTTATGAGTAGGTTTTCGTGGCTTATGAGTGGGTTTTAGACGCTTGCGCCGACGCGCAAGGGGGGCATCGGGCGCGGTGATGCGGATGGCAGCGTGGGAAGCGGGGTTTTCTCGGACGCGTGTAACAGGGGCAGACCTTGGGTGGGTCGCGGAGCACGATGCACCGTTGATTGCTTCACCCCCATCGCGGCAGGGCGAGCCCTGCCCTACACTACCGGACTGTGACCACACACCACGACCAATACGACATCGCCATCGTCGGCGTCGGCGCGGCAGGGATGATGGCGGCGATCTTCGCCGGCCGATCATCACCGAAAGGCACGCGCATCGTCGCGCTCGACGGCGCAACAAAGCTCGGCGCGAAAATCCTCGTCGCTGGCGGCGGCCGATGCAACGTTACCCATGACGTCGTCTACCCGCGCGACTACTTCGGCGCGTCGGCGAAGCAGGTGCAGCGCATTCTCAAGACGTTCACCGTCAAGCAGACGGTCGCCTTCTTCGAGCAGCTCAACGTCCGGCTCAAACGCGAAGACACCGGCAAGCTCTTCCCCACCACCGACCAGGCCCGCACCGTGCTCGACGCACTGCTCAAAGCCATGGCCGACGCGAAGGTCGAGCTGCGGACCGGTTGGCGTGTCACCGCCATCGACCGTGCTCCGCAATCGCCCGGCTTCATCATCCGCTCCGACGAGCAAGCCTTGCACGCCAGGCGCGTCATCCTCGCCACCGGCGGCAAGAGTCTGCCCAAGACCGGCAGCGACGGGTTCGGCTATGAACTGGTCAAACGGCTGGGCCACACGGTCACACCCACCTGGCCGGCGCTCGTGCCACTCATGCTGCCCAAGGGCTACTGGCTGACCGAGTTGTCCGGCATTGCCGCGGACGTCACGCTCACACTCGCCGCGGCCAGCGGCAAGGCCATGCACAAGCAGGCGGGCGCGATGCTCGTCACCCACTTCGGCATCTCCGGCCCGGCGGCGATGGACATCAGCCGACACTGGGTCGCAGCGCACAACGCGGACGCGAACGTGCAACTCACCGCCAACCTCACCGGCGACCTTGAGTTCGTCGACGTCGAAGCCATCGTGCAGGAAGAAGCACAACGCCGACCGAAGGCGACCGTGACCAGCGTGCCGCGCTGCTGGCTGCCCGAGCGGTTTGCGCAAGCGGTCGTGCGACACGGTGCGGGCATCGACCCCGGCACGCCGCTCGGCCACCTCAAGCGCGAAGACCGCCGACGCCTGGTGCACGCGCTGACCGCCCTGCCGCTGCCGGTGCAGCGCGACCGCGGCTACCTGTTCGCCGAGGTCACCGCCGGCGGCGTGCCGCTGGACGAAGTCGACCTCAAAACCATGGCGAGCAAACGCTGCGACGGGCTGCACCTCTGCGGCGAGATCCTCAACGTCGACGGCCGCATCGGCGGCTACAACTTCCAATGGGCCTGGTGCACCGGCCGACTCGCCGGCGAAGCGGCGGCGCTTCGCGGCTAACCGGCGAATTCGGTACGATGCCAACGTTCGCTGATCCGCACGCAGGACTGCCGATGCAACGCCACTTGCCCAACCAACTCACGCTGTTCCGCCTCGTGCTCGCGGCGCTGTTCTTCGTCATCCTCAATCAGTATCGCTATGCCAGTTCCACGCCGGACTGGATTCTGCTGATTGCGATGGTCGTGTTCATCGTCGCGGCACTGACCGATTACCTCGACGGCTACCTCGCGCGTAAATGGCAGGTCGAGTCGACGTTCGGCCGAATCATGGACCCGTTCTGCGACAAGGTGCTCGTCATCGGCGCGTTCATCTACCTCGCGGGCCCGCGATTCGTCATGCCCGACGCCGTGGACGATCGCGCGATCTTCGTCATGGTCAGCGGGGTCTACCCGTGGATGGTGGCGATCATTCTCGCACGCGAGTTGCTCGTCACCGGTGTGCGCGGCGAGCTCGAGGGCAAGGGCATCCAGTTCGGGGCGAACATGTCCGGCAAGCTGAAGATGGTGTTGCAATCCGTCACCGTGCCGGTCGTGCTGCTGATTGTCTTTTTCGATCCCAAGTTGGCGGGCCACGGCTGGATGGGCTGGGTGCGCGACATCCTCGTTTACCTGACGGTGATCGTCACGCTGGTCAGCGGCATCCCCTATTTCGTGCAGGCCGTGCGCGTGATGACCAGGTCATCCAATTCCAATTAGCCGCGGAGCGCAACCGCCCAGACGCTCTCCCTACGCAACAATAAGGTGAGATTCGATGAGCAAGACAGGTTACGTAGCGTTCGACCTCGGTGCCGAGTCCGGCCGAGCGATGTTGGCGGTGCTCGACGGCGAGCACATCTCGCTGACCGAGGCACACCGCTTCGCCAACACGCCGCAACGTCTGCCCTCCGGCTATCACTGGAACCTGCTGCAACTCTGGGCGGACCTCATGCAGGGCCTCACACGCGCCGGCGAGCTGGCGCGTGAGCAGAACGTCACGCTCGTCAGCCTCGGGGTGGACACGTGGGGCGTCGACTTCGGCCTCATCGGAAAAAGCGGGCAACTGCTCGGCCTGCCTTATGCCTACCGCGACGAACGCCACCCGCTCGCCTTCCAGCAGGCCATCGACAAGCTCGGCGAAAAAACGATCTACGACGCCACCGGCATCCAGTTTCTCCCGTTCAACACGCTGTTTCAGCTCATCGCCCAGCGCGACGCCGAGCCTGCCACGCTCGAACACGCCACCCGGCTGCTGAACATGCCCGACCTGCTGCACTACTTTTTCAGCGGCCAGCAGGTCAACGAAGCGACCATCGCCTCGACGACACAGATGGTCGACCCGCACACCGGGAAATGGTCGACCGATCTGTTGCAGCGGCTCGACCTGCCGACGCACATGCTCGGCCGCATCGTGCCCGCCGGCTCATGTATCGGCAAGCTGCGCGCCGAGCTCGCCGAGGCTGCGAACGTCGAGCCGATCGACGTCATCGTGCCCGGCTCGCACGACACGGCCAGCGCCGTCGCGGCCGTGCCCGTCGACGTCAGCGCCACACCCAACTGGGCTTACCTCTCCAGCGGGACGTGGTCGCTCATGGGCGCGGAGGTCGATGAGCCGATTGTCACCGACGCCTCGCGCGAGGCCGGCTTCACCAACGAGCGTGGCGTTGGAAACAAGATCCGCCTGTTGAAAAACATCGCAGGCCTCTGGCTGGTGCAGCAGGTTCGCGCCGACTACGCCCGGCGCGGCGAGGAATACGACTACCCCGCCCTCACCCAGCAGGCCGACGCTGCCGACCCGTTCCGCACGCTCATTGACCCCGGGCACGCGCCGTTCGCCACACCGGGGGACATGTGCGCCAAGATCGACGCCTTCGCCGACGCCACCGGCCAGCCCAGGCCTGAAACGCCCGGCCAATACGTGCGCTGCTGCCTCGAAAGCCTTGCGATGACCTACCGCCACACGCTGGCGAAGCTCGAAGACCTGCTCGGCCAACGGATGGACGTGCTGCATATCGTCGGCGGCGGCGGCAAGAACGCGCTGCTCAACCAGATGACCGCCGACGCGATCGACCGCCGCGTCGTCGTCGGCCCCTATGAAGGCACGGCCGTCGGCAACGCGCTCACCCAGGCGATCGGCCACGGCGATGTCCGCGACCTCGCTCACTTGCGCACCATCGTCCGCAACGCGTCCGAATTGCTCACCGTCGAGCCCGGCAACGCAGACAGTTTCAACCGCCAGGCCCACCGCTTCGCCGATCTGCTCGGCAAGTGATCGCCAATGGTTAATAAAAGTCGGCCAACTTACGCATCGACTCGACCAACTGTGCCGGTTGTGGCGGTCGGGCAAGCTGCGGAAGCATTTCCATTGCCAACAGCATGGCCAAACAGCGAAGCTCACCAAAACATGGGTCGATAACACCTCAGCCGACGGCCGCCGTCTGATTCGCGCGGCTCGGCGAGGGAGATTGACCATGCTGTGTGACGGAATTGAACTCGACCAGTCCGGTGCCGTGGTGACGGTGACGATTCGCCTCCCGGAGGTGACGCATACGCAGATGCAGGAGCTGATCGCTGAATGCGAGGAGCGAGTGCGCTGCCACCACGGAAACTATTTCGTCTTCGATCTTGCGGAAGTGACATTCCTGGCGTCATCCTGCCTTGGCTCGATGGTTTCGTTCCTTCAGGACCTGGAACACGTTCGCGGCCGAATCGCCCTGGCGAACTGTCAGGACAACGTCGCCTTCGTTTTCAAGGTCACCCGCCTCGATACGGTGTTTCCGATTTTCGAGGATGTTAAAGAGGCGACCGCGAGTTTCTAGCCTTTCCTGCGGCTGAATCCGTAGCGTCCGAGCCATCCGGTCCCCACGCCAGCTTTCCGACGGATCTGTCAGCCCCATCACCCCCCGCCTGCCAGCTTGACAGCAAGCCCGGACGCCAAATCCACGCCCACCGCTCCATGGGCAACGTTAATGCCTTTCTGTTCATCGCTTTACGCAAAAGCACGCTTGTCGCAAAGTTCGGCACCCCGGTTGCATAATTGTTCCGAGGCGGTCGCTGCAGGTGTTGTCACCCGCAACGGCCACAAGGATACAAGACCAACCCGATGCACCCCATAGCAATTGGAGACAGACAGACATGGCGGTGAAACAACTGGCATTTGAAACCGAGGCTCGCACACGCTTGATGCAAGGCGTCGAAAAGCTCGCTTCCGCAGTCAAGAGCACGCTCGGCCCCCGTGGTCGCAGTGCCGTACTCGACAAGAGCTGGGGCGGGCCGACCGTCACCAAGGACGGCGTGACCGTCGCGGAGGAGATCGAGCTGGCAGACAAGTACGAGAACATGGGCGCCCAGCTCGTCAAGGAAGCTGCCAGCCAGACTTCCGACAAAGCCGGCGACGGCACGACCACCTCGACCGTGCTCGCCGAGGCCCTGTTCCGCGAAGGCCTGAAGCAGATCACCGCTGGCGTCGACGCCAACGCGCTGGTCCGCGGCATGAAAAAGGGTGTTGAAGCCCTCGTGGAAAACATCAGCAAGCAGGCCAAGCCCATCGATGCCAAGAAGGACATCGCCAACGTCGCCGCCATCAGTGCGAACAACGACCTGGCGATCGGCAAGATCATGGCTGACGCCTTCGAACGCGTGGGCAAGGACGGCGTCATCACCGTCGAAGAGGGCAAGGGCCTGGACACCTACGTCGACGTTGTCGAGGGCATGCAGTTCGATCGCGGCTACCTCTCGCCGAACTTCATCACTGACCAGGACGAGATGACCGTCGATCTGGAACGCTGCCTCGTGCTGGTCTACGAAGACAAGATCAGCTCGATCCAGAAGCTCGTCCCGCTGCTGGAGAAGGTGCAGGAAGCGAAGAAGCCGTTGCTGATTATCGCTGAGGACGTTGAGGGCGAAGCGCTCGCGACCCTGGTGGTCAACAAGCTGCGCGGCGTGCTCAACGTCTGTGCGGTCAAGGCCCCGGGCTACGGCGACCGCCGCAAGGCCATGCTTCAGGACATCGCCATCCTCACCGGCGCGGACCCGATCATGAAGGACCTCGGCGTCGAACTGGACAAGGTCGAACTCGCCCAGCTCGGCCTGGCGAAGAAGGTCACCGTCGACAGCGAGAACACGACGATCGTTGAAGGCGCGGGCGAGAGCAAGGCGATTCAGGCTCGCATCGAGCAGATCCGCCGTGAGATTGAAGACACCACCAGCGACTACGACCGCGAGAAGTTGCAGGAACGGCTGGCGAAGCTGGCCGGCGGCGTGGCGCAGATCAACGTCGGCGCGGGAAGCGAAGCCGAGTTGAAGGAGAAGAAGGCCCGCGTGGAAGACGCGCTGCACGCAACGCGAGCCGCGCTGGAAGAGGGCATCGTACCCGGCGGCGGCGTGAGCTTCCTCCGTGCCCAGTCGGCACTGGACAAGGTCAAGACCACCGGCGACGCGGAGAAGGCTGGCGTGGAAGCGGTACGGCGTGCGGTGGAAGTGCCGTTGCACACCATCGCTGACAACGCTGGCGAACACGGCAGCGTCGTCGTCGCCAAGGTGAAGGTCGCCAAGGGCAGCAATGGTTTCGACGCGCTCAAGCTCGAATACGCCGACCTCGTCGAGCGTGGCATCATCACGCCTGCGAAGGTCGACCGCACCGCGTTGCAGAACGCCGTGAGCGTTGCGACGCTGCTGCTGACCTGTGACTGCATCATCACCGAGTCGCCTGACAACGAAGAAGAAGCCGGCGGCGGTGGCGGCGACCCGATGGGTGGTATGGGCGGCATGGGCGGCGGCATGCCCGGCATGGGTGGCATGGGCGGAATGGGCGGCATGGGCATGCCCGGCATGATGTAAAACAAACGCAAGGCAGTGCAGCTTAAGGTTCACTGCCTTTACCCGTAATTCCTTCATTAACACAAACAACGATTCGCTGGAGAGCAACAATGGCAACCGCAACCAAGACCAAGACGAACCTCAAGCCCCTCGACGATCGCGTCGTGGTCAAGCCTCAGGAAGCCGAAGACCGCACCGCAGGCGGAATCTACCTGCCCGAGTCTGCCAAGGAAAAGCCGATGACCGGCACGGTCGTCGCCGTCGGCCCCGGCAAGCTCAGCGACGAAGGCAAGCGCACGCCCGTCTCCGTCAAGAAGGGCGACGTCGTCCTCTACGGTAAGTACGGCGGCACGGAAATCGAACTCGACGGCGAAACCGTCATGGTCCTCCGCGAGAGCGAACTGCTCGGCGTGGTGGAGAAGTGAAACATGACATGGTGACTCGGTGACTTGGTGACAAGGTGAATGGGGCTAATCCCAATCACCGTGTCACCGCTCCACCTTGTCACCTTGCCATGGCAGCAGACCGCGTCGATTCGCGGCTTTCCTGAATCGCACACAAGTACAAAACGGAGCCACAACGATGGCAAATAAGCAGATGATGTTCGGCAGCGAGGCAGCGGTCCAACTCCGCAAGGGGTTGGAGCAGCTTGCCAGCGCTGTGAAAGTGACCATGGGGCCGACCGGCCGAAACGTGGTGTTGCAGAAGTCGTTCGGCGGGCCGACCGTGACCAAGGACGGCGTGACGGTCGCCAAGGAGATCGAACTCC
This window harbors:
- the pgsA gene encoding CDP-diacylglycerol--glycerol-3-phosphate 3-phosphatidyltransferase, coding for MPTFADPHAGLPMQRHLPNQLTLFRLVLAALFFVILNQYRYASSTPDWILLIAMVVFIVAALTDYLDGYLARKWQVESTFGRIMDPFCDKVLVIGAFIYLAGPRFVMPDAVDDRAIFVMVSGVYPWMVAIILARELLVTGVRGELEGKGIQFGANMSGKLKMVLQSVTVPVVLLIVFFDPKLAGHGWMGWVRDILVYLTVIVTLVSGIPYFVQAVRVMTRSSNSN
- a CDS encoding STAS domain-containing protein, with the protein product MLCDGIELDQSGAVVTVTIRLPEVTHTQMQELIAECEERVRCHHGNYFVFDLAEVTFLASSCLGSMVSFLQDLEHVRGRIALANCQDNVAFVFKVTRLDTVFPIFEDVKEATASF
- a CDS encoding S1 RNA-binding domain-containing protein, with amino-acid sequence MSESNPSQPEKNTPQLDDELQREIDAALGNQSMDDLLAEADNADAPSDAGDQPAAAAGDAAPSGGQPAEIHHEIRRGRIVAIRGEDVFVGLAGDAGKMQGIVPLVQFDRPPRIGSIMDFVVERTDEAQGLIYLSREGAISHATWEQLQRGAHVDGRVTATNKGGLELEMVGGIRAFMPASQIDLHHVDDLEAFVGQKLEASVQEIDRKSKKVLLSRRHLLQQRQEVEKKKTLATLEVGQTIEGKVSNIVDFGAFVDIGGVDGLIHVSDLSYTHVNKPSEVVQPGQAVTVKVLKIDAEKERISLGLKQVQPDPWEGIETRYQTGGQVEGKVVRTASFGAFVEVEPGIEALLPISEMSWKRIHNPEEVVKAGDNVRLAVLSVDPAKKRMSLSLKQATGDPWVGAERKFAANSLVEGKVLGTTDFGAFVELETGIEGLVHISELSDRRVGKVEDVLKVGDVKQFRVLDISEDDRKIRLSLKQVDKPEPEGASAAEIAKHSQKPAKKQSRKDLKGGMGSGGGMGMGLGDLKL
- a CDS encoding rhamnulokinase family protein; this encodes MSKTGYVAFDLGAESGRAMLAVLDGEHISLTEAHRFANTPQRLPSGYHWNLLQLWADLMQGLTRAGELAREQNVTLVSLGVDTWGVDFGLIGKSGQLLGLPYAYRDERHPLAFQQAIDKLGEKTIYDATGIQFLPFNTLFQLIAQRDAEPATLEHATRLLNMPDLLHYFFSGQQVNEATIASTTQMVDPHTGKWSTDLLQRLDLPTHMLGRIVPAGSCIGKLRAELAEAANVEPIDVIVPGSHDTASAVAAVPVDVSATPNWAYLSSGTWSLMGAEVDEPIVTDASREAGFTNERGVGNKIRLLKNIAGLWLVQQVRADYARRGEEYDYPALTQQADAADPFRTLIDPGHAPFATPGDMCAKIDAFADATGQPRPETPGQYVRCCLESLAMTYRHTLAKLEDLLGQRMDVLHIVGGGGKNALLNQMTADAIDRRVVVGPYEGTAVGNALTQAIGHGDVRDLAHLRTIVRNASELLTVEPGNADSFNRQAHRFADLLGK
- the groL gene encoding chaperonin GroEL (60 kDa chaperone family; promotes refolding of misfolded polypeptides especially under stressful conditions; forms two stacked rings of heptamers to form a barrel-shaped 14mer; ends can be capped by GroES; misfolded proteins enter the barrel where they are refolded when GroES binds), encoding MAVKQLAFETEARTRLMQGVEKLASAVKSTLGPRGRSAVLDKSWGGPTVTKDGVTVAEEIELADKYENMGAQLVKEAASQTSDKAGDGTTTSTVLAEALFREGLKQITAGVDANALVRGMKKGVEALVENISKQAKPIDAKKDIANVAAISANNDLAIGKIMADAFERVGKDGVITVEEGKGLDTYVDVVEGMQFDRGYLSPNFITDQDEMTVDLERCLVLVYEDKISSIQKLVPLLEKVQEAKKPLLIIAEDVEGEALATLVVNKLRGVLNVCAVKAPGYGDRRKAMLQDIAILTGADPIMKDLGVELDKVELAQLGLAKKVTVDSENTTIVEGAGESKAIQARIEQIRREIEDTTSDYDREKLQERLAKLAGGVAQINVGAGSEAELKEKKARVEDALHATRAALEEGIVPGGGVSFLRAQSALDKVKTTGDAEKAGVEAVRRAVEVPLHTIADNAGEHGSVVVAKVKVAKGSNGFDALKLEYADLVERGIITPAKVDRTALQNAVSVATLLLTCDCIITESPDNEEEAGGGGGDPMGGMGGMGGGMPGMGGMGGMGGMGMPGMM
- a CDS encoding NAD(P)/FAD-dependent oxidoreductase, coding for MTTHHDQYDIAIVGVGAAGMMAAIFAGRSSPKGTRIVALDGATKLGAKILVAGGGRCNVTHDVVYPRDYFGASAKQVQRILKTFTVKQTVAFFEQLNVRLKREDTGKLFPTTDQARTVLDALLKAMADAKVELRTGWRVTAIDRAPQSPGFIIRSDEQALHARRVILATGGKSLPKTGSDGFGYELVKRLGHTVTPTWPALVPLMLPKGYWLTELSGIAADVTLTLAAASGKAMHKQAGAMLVTHFGISGPAAMDISRHWVAAHNADANVQLTANLTGDLEFVDVEAIVQEEAQRRPKATVTSVPRCWLPERFAQAVVRHGAGIDPGTPLGHLKREDRRRLVHALTALPLPVQRDRGYLFAEVTAGGVPLDEVDLKTMASKRCDGLHLCGEILNVDGRIGGYNFQWAWCTGRLAGEAAALRG
- the groES gene encoding co-chaperone GroES; translation: MATATKTKTNLKPLDDRVVVKPQEAEDRTAGGIYLPESAKEKPMTGTVVAVGPGKLSDEGKRTPVSVKKGDVVLYGKYGGTEIELDGETVMVLRESELLGVVEK